TGACTGTTATTGTTGTAGCCAATTGAGGGAATTGCGAGAAGGGCATGTTGACCTAATCTAGATATAATTAGTATTTACAAAGATTAAGCGATTGTCGGTATGTGCTAGTTTGGCTGAGACGCAAATTTTTAATGTCTTTCTTTATCATCAAAGATAAGATTCATCCAACAATATGTGTTAGCAAATGTTTTATCTACTAAgttacttttaacaactttgtcattaaatgcaaaatttaacgtgcttGGTTAAGTCACAATGAATACAGTTACGCATGACGTAACATGCAATACATTAACggtaaaaaaatagatatcaataaaaatagtcTTGTTTTAGATGAACCCCCAAAAAGAAATCCCTGTATTGGACGATGACGGGTTCTTCTTGAGCGAGAGTGTCGCTATTATGCAGTACATTTGCGATAAATACAAGCCAGGGTCATCTTTGTACCCCACGGATCCGAAAGCCAGGTAATTATTTCACAGCATcttgtaaatattgaaatggaTTCCCCAATAAAGTCAACTTTATGGTcaagcacatttttttttaattttccaggGCCATTGTTAACCAACGTCTGCTGTTTAACTTGACGACTTATTACGCTAATGTAGCACCTTACACGGTAAGTTACATTACCCGCGAATCTGCGTCCAAGTGCATTACGATTCTTAACATAATGGGTTTCAAGTTTTTCATGGGTCTTCGTCTACAAACTTATTGATTTTGTATATTTCCAGATGGCCCCTATCTTCTTCGCTTACGAGCGTACCCCAGAAGGCTTGAAGCGAGTCCACATGGCTTTAGAAGTATTCGAAACCTATCTCACACGTCTAGGCTCCAGCTACGCCGCCGGTGACCAGTTGACCATCGCAGATTTCCCTCTCATTAACACTACCATGACCCTAGAAGCCGTTGGTGTGGACTTCTCGAAATATGCTAAGGTATGTCTTTACTCAATATAAAGTATCCGAAAACTCCCCTGCAttggaaaaaacaaaaaagaaaattcaattcgACAGTAATCTAATTAATCCCGTTCTGTTCTAGTAAAGAGCAAAAGTTTTTGATGAGCAAATCTTTGTCATAATTGCGTTTACACTCTcactgaaattaaatgaatatctCAGCTTCCTTAtcctttttgatattttcacagataaaCCAATGGTATAATAACTTCAAGAATAATCATCCGGACTTATGGAAGATCTCAGCAGCCGGCATGAAAGAGATCAAACACTTCGACGCTAACCCACCGGACTTGTCTCATCTTAATCATCCCATTCATCCGGCTAGGAAACAAAAAGCCTAAATTTCCTACTaactaagtatattaataaatggtGTTATACTACGATACTGTTTCAGCTTTTATTGTATGCTAATATAGCTCCCTCTGTTAGAGCACCTTCAGAAACCTGTGTTCGGCCCCTATCAACCCtcataatattatgtgttaATAGTCAGAGAGAGGTTAGTGTACAAGTATTGAGTATGGCCGTCAGATGGAGGCGTTAAAAATGGGAGTTAATTCTTTTCGTCCACTTTAACTGACAAACAAATAaccctttgttttattttttgaatagaaGAAGTTGTGACCTAGTACCTCAGTATAGAACCTCAGTTTTCGTATTCCCGTTACGATTCCTCACGAAATTGGACCTGTTATTTTCtcacacaacattttttttatgccGACTTTAAAAACCTCCAGTGGACGCTGTCTTTGTATTAgggaaaataaatcaatatatatTAAGTTAggcataataaaatttatttatcttttaatcttaattttcCTGAACCAATgaacattacttttaaaatagtacatcattttaaaatttaagtacttatatcTATTGTTAATTCAGCTGGTGAATTGATAAGTCTTCCAGAACTTCTCTTCCAGAAACGCATCTTCTCATGAAACCCAAACATGCGTTCGAACAGCAATCCTCATGATTGACACACtggaaaataaatcaatcatgTTTACGGTTATAAGGCATTctcgtatttatttagttaattaaccGCAGAAAAATGTCACTAATTGGCAAGCTGCCAAACTTAACGATCAGTTCACAATCAAACAGCGTCCTTTGTATTATAAACAATGTGTAACTTAGCACTTACCACCTTAATAAGTGTATCATTTTCGTTCAGCACTTAAAGATGCATTGCATGTCGTGTCTATTAAATACTACCTTGAAAAGGCGAGTTTTTTTGCTATTCGTAAGATAATTGAGGAGAATACAGCATCTCCCATCACGACATTCAATACTTTCTTAAGTCACCAAAGGCACGGAACGCCCCAgagtattacaataattaagaatttgaGATACCAACAACGTTTTTGTACGATGATCATATCgaggaaaacattttaatacttacGAATTCGCCCACTTTAGCGCACTTTTCGTTCGTAGCAGCATTTGGTTGTGCATGACTGGCAATTTCGAGCGGAACAACAACGATGTTCTCCCCCAGCTCGGCTCCTGGCATCGCGATGTCCTTCGTTAGTCGCTTTGTGACAAAGTTACATATCGCGAATTGCAAAAGCACATGGAAAATAACAACTGAACAGAAGCGACGCATTGTGGTCAGATGCAAGCTTACACTAACGGCATGCTCGGGGCGGGTACAGATATAGGGTCACTGACATTCGCGTTAACGGCACCCGCATGGCGCCCGATAACGGGACATCGTTAACATTGTTTACGTTTTTCGTACGTGTCTGTTATTTTTGTGGGAGGTATCTACATTATTTCTGTGTCAGAGATTCTAAACCGTGGAAAAAAATTGTACCTTTTTTAAGGTTTGATTAGATTAAATTTACCAATCATGaatttatataagttttatttcatcaaaaagCATTCGCGCTTGTATCTAACGTATATTTTTACCATAAGGTGCAGCGCAGACAACAGACTATCCGTGATGCACTTTTTAATCTGTGAAATAGAACCTAGTTAtgcaattatataattacagaCTCGATCGCACAAAAAGTGCCGTCTGCGCTGCACCTAAGTCATATTGAAGGTAACGTGGTCAACTTTGTATTAAGGCGCTACTGGgtccaattccgctatttacaatggccgacgaatgaGTGGAATAGGAAttaaatgacactattcgtattgtCCTAAGAATATATGTAAACCATTAATTGGAAATTCGGTACGggcggtcaatacaatgaatttccaattattgtggtTGCAAAacgcttaagagaataggagtAGTTTCTAGATTTAATTTAGAGACTAGTAAGTTAATTATGTTAAAGGGTTTACATAAGGGTTTCATATAGTTGTAAAACTGAATAAGTTTGGCAACTACTATCACTATTGAATTTCGGTGACATCTATGGATTTTCAGGTGAACATCTTTTTGCGTAGCCCAGCAAGCCGCGTGCAGCAGTCTGAATGGTAAATacactgaaaaaataaagaaacaatacGGTTTCATAACTTCGAACTCAATCTAAATAAATAGGCCTGAAAATAGATATGATCCTTACCGGTTCTCCAATTTCAGCACATTTTCTCTCATCCCATACCGAATTGAGTTGCACAACAGGAGATACGTCAATGTTCTCAACTACTTTGTCATGTAATTCTTCATCTCCATCGTTATTTGGAACCACATTAGCCTCAATGTCTATCAAATGTTGGGCAAATACAAGTACCAATAGGATAAAAGAAAGGCGACACATTGTGGTTGATGCCGGTCAATGACTAAATGATTTTGGAGGTTCCAGGTAAATATAGGTTCTCAATGTGTCATTAACGGCACCCGCATGGACAAGATAACGGActcgaaaacatttttataggaTGTTGTTTTTAAGTAACAGCTGTGCCTTTAActtataatacatttatttttacacagaCGTCTCGGATAAATTAAAAGGAGCAGCTACTTATAGTGGTAGTAGAGTAGTCAAAAAACAAGACTGTTTTCATTTTGCTTAATATCTTCTATACTATAACGTAGAATAGAagatattatgtaggtatactaGAGATAtcaaatttgtattatattgattttatacatatatttagcaaacttaaacaataaacaacCTTTACCTTATCGTACGAGACAGGCAATTAGCCTCA
This sequence is a window from Trichoplusia ni isolate ovarian cell line Hi5 unplaced genomic scaffold, tn1 tig00003702, whole genome shotgun sequence. Protein-coding genes within it:
- the LOC113508050 gene encoding glutathione S-transferase 1-1-like — its product is MNPQKEIPVLDDDGFFLSESVAIMQYICDKYKPGSSLYPTDPKARAIVNQRLLFNLTTYYANVAPYTMAPIFFAYERTPEGLKRVHMALEVFETYLTRLGSSYAAGDQLTIADFPLINTTMTLEAVGVDFSKYAKINQWYNNFKNNHPDLWKISAAGMKEIKHFDANPPDLSHLNHPIHPARKQKA